A part of Pararoseomonas sp. SCSIO 73927 genomic DNA contains:
- a CDS encoding methyltransferase domain-containing protein yields the protein MTPDTAHSLRDAAGRRWPVIDGIAFARASRPELAEEALARLDAGDRDGALVLLLADQDDWWRGPTADEAALRALVQDRSRLSLREAMAHLAWGPVGDYFAHRWSDPTFLAGLALMEAHWTAPRTAFELACGIGQYLRALSQRGVAAAGADVVFAKLWVARHWVAPEAELVCLDASVSPWPLADERRFDLVACHDAFYFLEPKGPILKRLRRLAGDGWLAVGHIHNREWPNLSAGSAVTAEELAALFPDGTVYDDAELTRAAVERRAPHAAPPGALTGVEAFSVVAGPGLAPVRPISGALALPPDGAALRRNPLYRGDAIAWPSERYEREYGPRATYPARPTAPENAISGATTAEWAMRRELLDLPERW from the coding sequence GTGACGCCGGACACGGCCCATTCGCTGCGCGACGCGGCGGGCCGGCGCTGGCCGGTGATCGACGGCATCGCCTTTGCCCGCGCCTCCCGCCCCGAACTCGCCGAGGAGGCGCTGGCGCGGCTTGATGCGGGTGACCGGGACGGTGCGCTGGTACTGTTGCTGGCCGATCAGGACGATTGGTGGCGCGGGCCGACGGCGGACGAGGCCGCGCTACGCGCGCTGGTGCAGGACCGTTCGCGGCTGAGCCTGCGCGAGGCGATGGCGCATCTCGCCTGGGGGCCGGTGGGCGACTACTTCGCGCATCGCTGGAGCGACCCGACCTTCTTGGCCGGCCTCGCGCTGATGGAAGCGCACTGGACGGCCCCGCGCACGGCCTTCGAACTCGCCTGCGGCATCGGGCAGTACCTGCGCGCCCTGTCGCAGCGCGGTGTGGCGGCCGCCGGGGCGGACGTGGTCTTCGCCAAGCTCTGGGTGGCGCGCCACTGGGTGGCGCCGGAGGCGGAGCTGGTTTGCCTGGACGCCTCCGTCTCGCCCTGGCCGCTGGCAGACGAGCGCCGCTTCGACCTCGTGGCCTGCCACGACGCCTTCTACTTCCTGGAACCCAAGGGACCGATCCTGAAGCGGCTGCGGCGCCTGGCGGGCGATGGCTGGCTGGCGGTCGGGCACATCCACAATCGCGAGTGGCCGAACCTCTCCGCCGGTTCGGCGGTGACGGCGGAGGAACTCGCCGCGCTTTTCCCCGACGGGACCGTTTACGACGACGCGGAGCTGACGCGCGCCGCCGTGGAGCGCCGCGCACCGCACGCGGCCCCGCCGGGCGCGCTGACCGGCGTGGAAGCCTTCTCGGTCGTCGCCGGCCCCGGCCTGGCGCCGGTGCGCCCGATCAGCGGTGCCCTCGCCCTGCCGCCGGACGGGGCGGCGCTGCGCCGGAACCCTCTCTACCGCGGCGATGCCATCGCCTGGCCGTCCGAGCGCTACGAGCGCGAGTACGGGCCGCGCGCCACCTACCCCGCCCGCCCGACAGCACCGGAGAACGCGATCTCCGGTGCGACCACGGCCGAGTGGGCGATGCGGCGGGAACTGCTCGACCTGCCGGAGCGCTGGTGA
- a CDS encoding HD domain-containing protein: MNDGIAPGAETPPARLLGPFRELGELKRIRSAAHEGSIAERLFASAWGALVAEQEVGAVMRATTAAALAATRLGDIDRGVLSAIGVEGAEAQAIIDRAVDEAAEELPTAALAGLRGAPVLAAGTAPPFVARLARQPRAGVTCPGKPRLLLEPPENHAEHCLVTAVYGVILSPHYGARAEEVFLASLAHHLHNALIPDSGFAGEVLLGEHLEPAFARATDIALAELPPSLAETVREARAILPDAETPEGRSFHAADTLDRVLQIEQHLRAGKATMHYVLHDMELVHAGPVRGFQDRLLAGVGLLA; the protein is encoded by the coding sequence GTGAATGACGGGATCGCGCCGGGGGCGGAAACGCCGCCGGCGCGGCTCCTCGGACCGTTCCGCGAACTCGGTGAGCTGAAGCGCATCCGCTCCGCCGCGCATGAGGGCTCGATCGCTGAGCGCCTCTTCGCCTCCGCCTGGGGTGCGCTGGTGGCGGAGCAGGAGGTGGGGGCCGTGATGCGGGCCACCACCGCGGCCGCGCTGGCGGCCACGCGGCTGGGCGACATCGACCGCGGCGTGCTCTCCGCGATCGGAGTGGAGGGCGCCGAGGCGCAGGCCATCATCGACCGCGCGGTGGACGAGGCGGCCGAGGAACTGCCGACGGCCGCCCTGGCCGGGCTGCGCGGCGCGCCGGTTCTCGCGGCCGGCACGGCGCCGCCCTTCGTGGCGAGGCTGGCCCGGCAGCCCCGCGCGGGCGTGACCTGCCCGGGCAAGCCGCGCCTGCTGCTGGAGCCGCCGGAGAACCACGCGGAGCACTGCCTCGTCACGGCCGTGTACGGCGTGATCCTCTCGCCCCACTACGGCGCGCGGGCAGAGGAGGTGTTCCTGGCCTCCCTGGCGCACCATCTGCACAACGCGCTGATCCCGGATTCCGGCTTCGCGGGAGAGGTCCTGCTGGGCGAGCACCTGGAGCCCGCCTTCGCGCGCGCGACGGACATTGCACTGGCGGAGCTGCCGCCCAGCCTCGCCGAGACGGTGCGAGAGGCCCGCGCCATCCTGCCCGACGCGGAGACGCCGGAAGGCCGCAGCTTCCACGCCGCCGACACGCTGGACCGCGTGCTGCAGATCGAGCAGCACCTGCGCGCGGGCAAGGCGACGATGCACTACGTGCTGCACGACATGGAGCTGGTCCATGCCGGGCCCGTGCGGGGCTTCCAGGACCGGCTGCTGGCTGGGGTCGGGCTCCTCGCGTGA
- a CDS encoding inositol-3-phosphate synthase, producing MGLGGAVATTAVAGIEVIRRGANRLEGLPLADVSVPGLVDYRDMTFGGWDLDGSDLAAAASHHRVLNDAQIAETGEALSAIKPWPAVGSGAFCRGVDGANKHEAAGHRAAIKAISDDLRRFRERSEADGIVMINLASTERTPGDDEALNSLDAFERALDSNDPSIGPAMLYAYAAIESGVPYGNFTPSLAADAPALKQFAKQRNVPIAGKDGKTGQTMMKTVLAPALRSRALHVDGWFSTNILGNRDGEALRDPGSLASKLDTKGNVLDSILGYHVEDHVVDIRYYRPRGDDKEAWDNIDVSGFLGHKMQIKVNFLCKDSVLAAPLALEIARVLDLAQQRGDGGVQEQLSIFFKAPMVANGHAPEHAFHAQETMLMDWLGAPQGFNQ from the coding sequence GTGGGACTCGGCGGCGCCGTCGCGACCACGGCGGTGGCGGGGATCGAGGTGATCCGGCGCGGTGCGAACCGCCTGGAGGGTCTGCCACTGGCGGATGTGTCCGTTCCCGGTCTCGTCGACTACCGCGACATGACCTTCGGCGGCTGGGACCTGGACGGGTCTGATCTGGCCGCCGCCGCGAGCCATCACCGCGTGCTGAACGACGCGCAGATCGCCGAGACGGGCGAGGCGCTCTCCGCCATCAAGCCCTGGCCCGCGGTCGGCAGCGGTGCCTTCTGCCGCGGCGTGGACGGCGCGAACAAGCACGAGGCCGCCGGCCACCGCGCCGCCATCAAGGCGATCTCCGACGACCTGCGCCGGTTCCGCGAGCGGAGCGAGGCGGACGGCATCGTGATGATCAACCTCGCCTCAACCGAGCGCACGCCGGGCGACGACGAGGCGCTGAACTCGCTGGACGCCTTCGAGCGCGCGCTGGACAGCAACGACCCCTCCATCGGCCCGGCGATGCTTTACGCCTACGCGGCCATCGAGAGCGGCGTGCCGTACGGAAACTTTACGCCCTCCCTCGCGGCGGACGCGCCGGCGCTAAAGCAGTTCGCGAAGCAGCGCAATGTTCCCATCGCGGGCAAGGACGGCAAGACCGGCCAGACCATGATGAAGACGGTGCTGGCCCCCGCGCTGCGGTCGCGCGCGCTGCACGTGGATGGCTGGTTCAGCACGAACATCCTCGGTAACCGCGACGGCGAGGCGCTGCGCGATCCCGGCAGCCTGGCCTCCAAGCTGGACACCAAGGGAAACGTGCTGGACAGCATCCTCGGCTACCACGTCGAGGACCATGTGGTGGACATCCGCTACTACCGGCCGCGCGGCGACGACAAGGAGGCCTGGGACAACATCGATGTCTCCGGCTTCCTCGGCCACAAGATGCAGATCAAGGTGAACTTCCTCTGCAAGGACAGCGTGCTCGCGGCGCCGCTGGCGCTGGAGATCGCCCGCGTGCTGGACCTGGCGCAGCAGCGCGGCGACGGCGGCGTGCAGGAGCAGCTCTCGATCTTCTTCAAGGCGCCGATGGTCGCCAACGGCCACGCGCCGGAGCACGCCTTCCACGCGCAGGAGACGATGCTGATGGACTGGCTGGGGGCGCCGCAGGGCTTCAACCAGTGA
- a CDS encoding carboxyl transferase domain-containing protein, whose protein sequence is MPVLQTVVDPRSADFAENAARMRALVDDLRAQAERVREGGGVAAREKHLARGKLLPRDRVRALLDPASPFLEVGQLAGHGLYGGEVPSAGLITGIGRVEGRECMIVANDATVKGGTYFPLTVKKHLRAQEIAEANRLPCLYLVDSGGANLPNQDEVFPDRDHFGRIFFNQANMSAKGIPQIAVVMGSCTAGGAYVPAMSDQSVIVRNQGTIFLAGPPLVKAATGEVVSAEDLGGAEVHSRISGVTDHIAESDAHALGIARRIVAGLNSRKPASLDLAPPRPPLHDPQGIHGLIPADLRQPYDVREVIARVVDGSEFDEFKPLYGPTLVTGFARLHGYPVGILANNGVLFGESAQKGAHFIELCCQRGIPLVFLQNITGFMVGRKYESGGIAKDGAKLVTAVATATVPKFTVVIGGSFGAGNYGMCGRAYSPRFLFMWPNARISVMGGEQAASVLSTIRRDGIEAKGGTWPAEEEERFKAPLREQYETQGHPYYATARLWDDGIIDPADTRTVLALAISASLNAPVPRWADRAPGFGLFRM, encoded by the coding sequence ATGCCGGTGCTGCAAACCGTCGTTGACCCGCGCTCGGCCGATTTCGCGGAGAACGCCGCGCGCATGCGCGCTCTGGTGGACGACCTGCGCGCGCAGGCCGAGCGGGTGCGCGAGGGCGGCGGCGTTGCGGCGCGGGAGAAGCATCTCGCGCGCGGGAAGCTCCTGCCGCGGGACCGGGTGCGGGCGCTGCTCGACCCCGCCTCGCCCTTCCTCGAGGTCGGGCAGCTCGCCGGCCACGGCCTCTACGGCGGCGAGGTGCCCTCGGCCGGGCTGATCACCGGCATCGGCCGGGTGGAGGGCCGCGAGTGCATGATCGTGGCGAACGACGCCACCGTGAAAGGCGGCACCTACTTCCCGCTCACCGTCAAGAAGCACCTGCGCGCGCAGGAGATCGCGGAGGCGAACCGCCTGCCCTGCCTCTACCTGGTGGATTCCGGCGGCGCCAACCTGCCGAACCAGGACGAGGTCTTCCCCGATCGCGACCATTTCGGCCGCATCTTCTTCAACCAGGCGAACATGTCCGCCAAGGGCATCCCGCAGATCGCGGTGGTGATGGGCAGTTGCACCGCGGGCGGCGCCTACGTGCCGGCCATGTCGGACCAGAGCGTGATCGTGCGCAACCAGGGCACCATCTTCCTCGCAGGCCCGCCCCTGGTGAAGGCCGCGACGGGCGAGGTGGTCTCCGCCGAGGACCTCGGCGGCGCCGAGGTCCATTCCCGCATCTCCGGCGTGACGGACCACATCGCGGAGAGCGACGCGCACGCGCTCGGCATCGCCCGCCGCATCGTGGCCGGGCTGAACAGCCGCAAGCCCGCCTCGCTCGACCTCGCCCCGCCCCGCCCGCCCCTGCACGACCCGCAGGGCATCCACGGCCTGATCCCCGCCGACCTGCGCCAGCCCTACGACGTGCGGGAGGTGATCGCGCGGGTGGTGGACGGCTCGGAGTTCGACGAGTTCAAGCCGCTCTACGGCCCCACCCTCGTCACCGGCTTCGCGCGCCTCCACGGCTACCCCGTGGGCATCCTCGCCAACAACGGCGTGCTGTTCGGGGAGAGCGCGCAGAAGGGCGCGCACTTCATCGAGCTGTGCTGCCAGCGCGGCATCCCGCTGGTCTTCCTGCAGAACATCACGGGCTTCATGGTCGGCCGCAAGTACGAGAGCGGCGGCATCGCCAAGGACGGCGCCAAGCTCGTCACCGCGGTCGCCACCGCCACCGTGCCGAAGTTCACGGTGGTGATCGGTGGCAGCTTCGGCGCGGGCAACTACGGCATGTGCGGCCGCGCCTACTCGCCGCGCTTCCTCTTCATGTGGCCGAACGCCCGCATCTCCGTCATGGGCGGGGAGCAGGCGGCCTCCGTCCTCTCCACCATCCGGCGCGACGGGATCGAGGCGAAAGGCGGCACCTGGCCGGCCGAGGAGGAGGAGCGGTTCAAGGCGCCGCTGCGGGAGCAGTACGAGACGCAGGGCCACCCCTACTACGCCACCGCGCGCCTCTGGGACGACGGCATCATCGACCCGGCGGACACGCGCACGGTGCTGGCGCTCGCCATCTCCGCCTCGCTGAACGCCCCGGTCCCGCGCTGGGCGGACCGCGCGCCGGGCTTCGGCCTGTTCCGGATGTGA
- a CDS encoding acetyl/propionyl/methylcrotonyl-CoA carboxylase subunit alpha — protein MFDTILIANRGEIACRVIRTARRLGLRTVAVFSEADAGALHVAMADEARLIGPAPARESYLRIDAIIDAARATGAEAIHPGYGFLSENAEFAEACAAAGIAFIGPPPSAIRAMGSKSAAKALMERAGVPLVPGYHGDDQSPATLRAEADRIGYPLLIKASAGGGGKGMKVVETAAGLEEALSLAKGEARAAFGDDHVLLERYLTRPRHIEIQVFADTGGNTVSLFERDCSIQRRHQKVVEEAPAPGMDPARREAMGRAACDAARAIGYVGAGTVEFIAEGETFAFMEMNTRLQVEHPVTEAITGLDLVEWQLRVAAGQPLPLRQEELRIHGHAMEVRLYAEDPARDFAPSIGRVDHLRFPDGEGIRIDTGIREGDAVTIHYDPMIAKIIAHGPDRAAAVARLARALAATELAGPATNLGLLRAILAQPDFREGALDTGFIARHADTLLAPAGPAPRAALAAAVAHLLLDRAAAVPADAADPHSPWGAATAWRLNGDGYQDFTLGDGEATHLIRAHLREDGFRLDLPDGPAEVSATRGQDGRLTLRVDGRALSARVLRIEDRLTLFLPGAAHALRVIDPLAPAGGEGPAAGRILAPMPGRVLEVLVSEGQAVARGAVLLVMEAMKVQMRITAPAEGTVSAILCTPGELVEDGAELVSLD, from the coding sequence ATGTTCGACACCATCCTCATCGCCAACCGCGGCGAGATCGCCTGCCGCGTCATCCGCACCGCCCGGCGCCTCGGGCTCCGCACCGTCGCCGTCTTCTCGGAGGCCGATGCGGGCGCCCTGCACGTCGCCATGGCCGACGAGGCGCGCCTGATCGGCCCCGCCCCGGCGCGGGAGAGCTACCTGCGGATCGACGCCATCATCGACGCCGCGCGCGCCACGGGCGCAGAGGCGATCCACCCCGGCTACGGCTTCCTCTCGGAGAACGCGGAGTTCGCGGAGGCCTGCGCCGCGGCCGGCATCGCCTTCATCGGCCCGCCGCCCTCGGCCATCCGCGCCATGGGCTCCAAATCCGCCGCCAAGGCGCTGATGGAGCGCGCGGGCGTGCCGCTGGTGCCCGGCTACCACGGCGATGACCAGTCCCCGGCCACGCTGCGGGCCGAGGCCGACCGCATCGGCTACCCGCTGCTCATCAAGGCCAGCGCGGGCGGCGGCGGCAAGGGGATGAAGGTGGTGGAGACCGCCGCCGGGCTGGAGGAGGCGCTGTCGCTGGCCAAGGGCGAGGCGCGCGCGGCCTTCGGCGACGACCACGTGCTGCTGGAGCGCTACCTCACCCGCCCCCGGCACATCGAGATCCAGGTCTTCGCGGACACCGGGGGCAACACCGTCTCGCTGTTCGAGCGCGACTGCTCCATCCAGCGCCGCCACCAGAAGGTGGTGGAGGAGGCCCCCGCCCCCGGCATGGATCCGGCCCGGCGCGAGGCCATGGGCCGCGCCGCCTGCGATGCCGCCCGCGCCATCGGCTATGTCGGCGCGGGCACGGTGGAGTTCATTGCCGAAGGCGAGACCTTCGCCTTCATGGAGATGAACACCCGCCTGCAGGTGGAACACCCCGTGACGGAGGCGATCACCGGGCTGGATCTGGTCGAGTGGCAGCTGCGGGTCGCCGCTGGCCAGCCCCTGCCGCTACGCCAGGAGGAGCTGCGCATCCACGGCCACGCAATGGAGGTGCGGCTCTACGCCGAGGACCCGGCGCGCGACTTCGCGCCCTCCATCGGCCGGGTGGATCACCTGCGCTTCCCCGATGGCGAGGGCATCCGCATCGATACCGGCATCCGCGAGGGCGATGCCGTGACGATCCACTACGACCCCATGATCGCCAAGATCATCGCCCACGGCCCGGACCGGGCGGCGGCGGTGGCCCGCCTCGCCCGCGCGCTGGCGGCGACGGAACTGGCGGGGCCGGCCACCAATCTCGGCCTGCTGCGCGCCATCCTCGCCCAGCCGGACTTCCGGGAGGGCGCGCTGGACACGGGCTTCATCGCCCGCCACGCCGATACCCTTCTCGCCCCCGCGGGCCCGGCCCCCCGCGCCGCGCTGGCCGCGGCCGTCGCCCACCTGCTGCTGGACCGCGCCGCCGCCGTGCCGGCCGACGCGGCCGATCCCCACTCGCCCTGGGGCGCCGCCACCGCCTGGCGCCTGAACGGCGACGGCTACCAGGACTTCACCCTCGGCGACGGCGAGGCGACCCACCTCATTCGCGCCCACCTGCGGGAGGACGGCTTCCGCCTGGACCTGCCGGACGGCCCGGCGGAGGTCTCAGCCACCAGGGGCCAGGATGGCCGCCTCACCCTGCGGGTGGACGGCCGCGCCCTCTCCGCCCGCGTGCTGCGGATCGAGGACCGGCTGACGCTCTTCCTGCCCGGCGCCGCCCACGCGCTGCGCGTGATCGACCCCCTGGCCCCCGCGGGCGGGGAAGGCCCCGCCGCCGGCCGCATCCTCGCCCCCATGCCCGGCCGCGTGCTGGAGGTGCTCGTCTCCGAGGGCCAGGCCGTCGCGCGCGGGGCGGTGCTGCTGGTGATGGAGGCGATGAAGGTGCAGATGCGCATCACCGCGCCCGCCGAGGGCACCGTCTCCGCAATCCTCTGCACCCCTGGAGAGCTGGTCGAGGACGGGGCGGAGCTCGTCTCCCTCGACTAA
- a CDS encoding tripartite tricarboxylate transporter substrate binding protein: MSKTGTGLGVLSRRLVLGAPALLLPRQAGAQSPWPAGPIRFITPASPGGSTDVMVRLLSEGLSRRYQVPFPVDTRPGAEGSIAAQAFVQAAPGTALFFTNAGTVTTTPVLIPRLPYDPWSDLVTVAPVATDFLAYAVRPDFPAATLPEVFERMRARPGTYTWCSAPGGTNLLTNAYLQVNKLDAVFINYRTTGAAALDTAAGRVDLAVQPLITLAPLVQEGKLRLLAVTPSVRSPAWPDVPTAKEAGLPELQLDPVSGAFGWKGMPGGLRSQLTAAVQDIVRDPGTVQRMRSLGLVPRIASAQEYERDLRETGVRLAELAQKYGVRSD; this comes from the coding sequence ATGTCGAAGACCGGAACTGGCCTGGGCGTTCTCTCGCGGCGCCTTGTTCTGGGAGCGCCGGCGCTGCTACTGCCGCGTCAGGCCGGCGCCCAGTCCCCATGGCCCGCGGGACCGATCCGCTTCATCACGCCCGCCAGCCCGGGCGGCTCGACCGACGTCATGGTGCGGCTGCTGAGCGAGGGCCTGTCACGGCGCTACCAGGTACCTTTCCCGGTGGATACGCGCCCGGGCGCGGAGGGGAGCATCGCAGCCCAGGCCTTTGTTCAGGCGGCACCGGGGACGGCGCTGTTCTTCACCAATGCCGGCACGGTCACGACCACGCCCGTGCTCATCCCCCGCCTCCCTTACGATCCCTGGTCGGACCTCGTGACGGTTGCGCCGGTGGCGACAGACTTCCTCGCCTACGCCGTGAGGCCGGACTTCCCGGCGGCGACGCTGCCCGAGGTGTTCGAGCGCATGCGGGCGCGGCCCGGCACCTACACCTGGTGTTCGGCGCCGGGCGGCACCAACCTGCTGACCAACGCCTACCTGCAGGTCAACAAACTGGACGCGGTGTTCATCAACTACCGCACGACGGGAGCGGCCGCCCTCGACACGGCGGCCGGGCGGGTCGACCTGGCTGTCCAGCCCCTCATTACCCTGGCCCCGCTGGTACAAGAAGGTAAGCTGCGCCTCCTCGCGGTGACCCCTTCGGTTCGCTCTCCCGCATGGCCGGACGTGCCGACGGCGAAGGAGGCGGGGCTTCCGGAGTTGCAGCTGGATCCCGTTTCCGGCGCCTTCGGCTGGAAGGGGATGCCGGGCGGCTTGCGGTCTCAACTCACCGCGGCGGTGCAGGACATCGTGCGCGATCCCGGGACAGTGCAGCGCATGCGCAGCCTCGGCCTGGTGCCCCGCATCGCCTCGGCGCAGGAGTACGAGCGCGATCTGCGGGAAACGGGCGTGCGGCTCGCAGAGCTGGCGCAGAAATACGGCGTCCGCTCGGATTAG